Proteins from a single region of Pyrus communis chromosome 6, drPyrComm1.1, whole genome shotgun sequence:
- the LOC137736445 gene encoding probable aspartic proteinase GIP2, giving the protein MASFLHCFILFCSAVLTQSIITPSLAKTSSFKPKALVQVAKDASSLQYLTTIKQRTPLVPIKLTIALGGLSLWVDCEKGNISSTYKPAHCGSSQCKLAETKSCTTECFSSPKLGCYNNTCDIVPDNPLATVLTGGGQLGQDVVSLSSTDGSNPGRVVSTPNLLFSWGDTSLLNGLANGVKGMAGLGRSKVGIPSQMASAFHFQRKFALCLSSSTRSRFAPNGAIFFGGGPYVILLGIDISKSLTFMKLILNPVSTAGSYFMGDPSTDYFVEVKSIKINGKSIKINGKVVSFNSTSLLNINTEGYGGTKISTFKPYTVLETSIYRAVINAFVKQLSRIPRAKPVAPFGACFNSTSISSTCVGTAVPPIDLVLSKGVYWRFYGANSMVQVSKDVLCLGFVDGGVRPRTSVMIGGHQLEDNLLQFDLANKMLGFSSSLLFRHSTCANFNFTSTS; this is encoded by the exons ATGGCGTCCTTCCTTCATTGCTTTATTCTCTTTTGCTCAGCAGTCTTGACCCAATCGATAATCACCCCTTCACTAGCCAAAACTTCATCATTCAAACCCAAGGCCCTTGTTCAAGTAGCAAAAGACGCTTCTTCTCTCCAATACCTCACTACCATCAAGCAAAGAACCCCTCTAGTCCCCATAAAACTAACCATAGCTCTTGGTGGTCTATCCCTTTGGGTGGACTGTGAGAAAGGCAACATCTCATCCACCTACAAGCCTGCACACTGCGGCTCGTCCCAATGCAAACTTGCCGAGACCAAGTCTTGCACGACAGAGTGCTTCAGTTCTCCTAAGCTAGGGTGCTACAACAACACATGTGACATTGTCCCAGACAACCCTCTAGCCACCGTACTCACCGGCGGCGGTCAACTTGGTCAAGATGTCGTGTCTCTCTCTTCTACAGATGGGTCCAATCCTGGTAGGGTTGTTTCTACACCCAACCTCCTCTTTAGTTGGGGTGACACATCACTTTTGAATGGCCTAGCCAATGGTGTCAAGGGCATGGCCGGTCTCGGCAggtccaaagttggaattcccTCTCAGATGGCTTCCGCTTTTCACTTCCAAAGAAAATTCGCCCTTTGCTTGTCCTCTTCTACAAGATCAAGgtttg ccccaAATGGCGCCATTTTCTTTGGGGGTGGGCCTTATGTTATCCTTCTTGGCATCGACATCTCTAAGTCACTTACCTTCATGAAATTGATCCTCAACCCCGTGAGCACCGCAGGTTCTTATTTCATGGGCGACCCTTCGACAGACTACTTCGTCGAAGTAAAGTCAATTAAGATCAATGGCAAG TCAATTAAGATCAATGGCAAGGTTGTTTCATTCAACTCTACTTCATTGCTAAACATCAACACTGAAGGCTATGGTGGCACAAAGATTAGCACCTTTAAGCCTTACACGGTCTTGGAGACCTCAATCTACAGGGCCGTGATCAATGCTTTTGTGAAACAACTTTCTCGCATACCAAGAGCGAAACCAGTAGCACCTTTCGGAGCTTGCTTCAACTCAACGAGCATCAGTAGCACTTGTGTTGGCACGGCAGTGCCTCCCATTGACCTTGTTCTGAGCAAAGGAGTGTACTGGAGGTTCTATGGTGCAAACTCAATGGTGCAAGTGAGCAAGGACGTATTGTGTTTGGGATTTGTGGATGGTGGTGTTAGGCCAAGGACTTCAGTTATGATTGGAGGGCATCAATTGGAGGACAATCTTTTGCAGTTTGATTTGGCTAATAAGATGCTAGGGTTTAGCTCCTCATTGTTGTTTAGACACAGTACTTGTGCTAACTTCAACTTCACGTCCACTTCTTAA
- the LOC137738047 gene encoding probable aspartic proteinase GIP2, whose translation MASSSFHCLLFCSLLFHLIFVPSLAKSASFRPKALLLPVTKDSSTLQYLTTLSQRSPLVPIKLTVHLGGQFLWVECEDYISSTYKPARCNSAQCSLANSKSCTTECYSPPSPGCNNNTCGLLPDNPINRTAGGGDLGQDMVSIQSTDGSNPGRLVSVPNLLFTCGYAFLLEGLASGVKGMAGLGRAKIGLPSQFASAFSFRRKFAICLSSSTSSKGVVIFGDGPYNLLPNIDVSKSLIFTPLILNPVSTAGAYFTGEPSSDYFIKVKSIKINEKVVTLNTSLLAIDNEGYGGTKLSTVNPYTVLETSIYNAVVNAFVKEVANIPRVKAVAPFGACFNSKNIGSTRVGPAVPQIDLVLQSEGVYWRIFGANSMVQVSNHVLCLGFVDGGERPRTSIVIGGHQLEDNLVQIDLAASKLGFSSSLLFSRTTCANFNFTSNA comes from the coding sequence ATGGCTTCCTCCTCATTTCATTGCCTTCTCTTTTGCTCATTACTCTTCCACTTGATCTTTGTCCCGTCACTAGCCAAATCGGCATCTTTCAGACCAAAAGCCCTTCTCCTTCCAGTAACAAAAGACTCCTCCACCCTCCAATACCTCACCACTTTGAGCCAAAGATCCCCTCTTGTCCCCATAAAACTCACAGTACATCTTGGAGGTCAGTTCCTTTGGGTTGAATGTGAAGATTATATCTCATCCACCTACAAGCCTGCCCGTTGCAACTCCGCTCAATGCTCACTCGCAAACTCCAAGTCTTGTACTACAGAATGCTACTCTCCCCCATCTCCAGGCTGCAACAACAACACATGTGGTCTCTTACCGGACAACCCCATCAACCGCACCGCCGGGGGCGGTGACCTTGGTCAAGACATGGTGTCCATCCAATCCACAGATGGGTCCAATCCTGGTAGGCTGGTCTCTGTCCCCAACCTACTCTTCACTTGTGGTTATGCATttttgttggaaggtctagCCAGTGGTGTCAAGGGCATGGCTGGCCTCGGCCGGGCTAAAATTGGGCTTCCTTCCCAATTCGCTTCCGCCTTTAGCTTCCGTCGAAAATTCGCAATTTGTTTGAGCTCTTCAACGAGTTCTAAAGGTGTTGTGATCTTCGGGGATGGGCCTTATAATCTGCTTCCCAATATTGACGTGTCCAAGTCACTTATTTTCACCCCACTGATCCTCAACCCTGTCAGCACAGCAGGTGCTTATTTCACAGGCGAGCCTTCTTCAGACTACTTCATCAAGGTGAAGTCAATTAAGATCAACGAAAAGGTTGTTACATTGAATACTTCATTGCTGGCTATTGACAATGAAGGGTATGGTGGCACGAAGCTCAGCACTGTGAATCCTTACACGGTTTTGGAGACATCAATCTACAATGCCGTGGTCAATGCATTTGTGAAAGAGGTTGCAAACATCCCAAGAGTGAAAGCAGTAGCGCCTTTCGGAGCATGCTTCAATTCGAAGAACATTGGTAGTACGAGGGTTGGGCCTGCTGTGCCTCAAATTGATCTCGTGTTGCAAAGCGAGGGTGTGTACTGGAGGATATTTGGAGCAAATTCAATGGTGCAGGTAAGCAACCATGTGTTGTGTTTAGGTTTTGTGGATGGAGGTGAAAGGCCAAGGACTTCTATTGTGATTGGTGGGCACCAACTGGAGGATAATTTGGTGCAGATTGATTTGGCTGCTTCTAAGCTTGGGTTTAGTTCCTCGCTCTTGTTCAGTCGGACAACTTGTGCAAACTTCAACTTCACTTCTAATGCTTAA
- the LOC137738164 gene encoding probable aspartic proteinase GIP2, which translates to MASSLHFLLLFSSLLYNFSIYQAKPFNPTDGLIFHVKKDVSTLQYVTEIHIGTPLLLSKLAVDLGGPFPWFNCAPSSSSRLVNKRSIQCLAAKPKTHQYQGSNKKCHIFTENRITQIAIQGDLVEDITAINQVTDGSKTGSKSITTVDYNFQFSCAPMLLLYGLASGAKGMLGLGRTQMSMTSQISAQLSSKLQFIICLSSSNGVVLHENGHRSSNFRTKIPDSMIYTPLVNQVETPHEYVINLKSIKISGKKLSLGIEEGKIKLSTIVPYTTMESSIYATFTKAYEQAATSMNITRVSPVAPFGQCFSSRENDGTLVGPKVPAIDLVLQSEMVKWRIHGRNSMVQVSDEVMCLGFLDGGLNLKTSMVIGGYQLEDTLLHFDVGASRLGFTQQSCSVLRLDSAFKDTL; encoded by the coding sequence ATGGCTTCTTCTctgcattttcttcttcttttctcgtCACTTCTGTACAATTTCAGCATATATCAAGCCAAACCCTTCAACCCAACAGATGGTCTCATTTTTCATGTGAAAAAAGATGTGTCCACCCTCCAGTATGTGACCGAAATTCACATTGGCACTCCACTTTTACTATCCAAGCTTGCAGTTGATCTGGGCGGTCCATTTCCCTGGTTCAACTGTGCACCTTCTTCTTCCAGCCGTCTGGTTAACAAGCGCTCAATCCAGTGCCTTGCAGCAAAGCCAAAAACCCATCAATATCAGGGAAGCAACAAGAAGTGTCATATTTTCACGGAGAATAGGATCACCCAAATTGCAATCCAAGGGGATCTAGTGGAAGACATCACGGCCATTAATCAAGTCACAGATGGTTCAAAGACAGGATCAAAATCAATCACCACCGTTGACTACAACTTCCAATTTTCTTGTGCACCCATGCTGTTGTTATACGGCCTAGCAAGTGGTGCCAAGGGAATGTTAGGCCTCGGAAGGACTCAAATGTCAATGACCTCACAAATTTCTGCCCAACTCAGCTCCAAACTCCAGTTCATCATCTGCCTTTCTTCATCCAACGGCGTTGTATTACATGAAAACGGCCACCGCAGTTCGAATTTTCGCACGAAAATTCCGGACTCAATGATATACACACCCCTTGTTAACCAAGTTGAGACACCACATGAGTACGTCATCAATTTGAAGTCCATTAAAATTAGTGGGAAGAAATTGTCTCTGGGCATTGAAGAAGGGAAGATTAAGCTAAGCACAATTGTTCCCTACACTACCATGGAGAGCTCAATTTATGCTACATTTACTAAAGCTTATGAGCAGGCTGCAACGTCTATGAACATAACTAGGGTTTCCCCTGTGGCACCATTTGGGCAATGTTTTAGTTCACGAGAAAATGATGGCACGTTGGTAGGTCCAAAAGTGCCCGCTATCGATCTGGTGCTGCAGAGTGAGATGGTAAAGTGGAGAATTCACGGCAGAAACTCGATGGTTCAAGTGAGCGATGAAGTTATGTGTCTGGGGTTTTTGGATGGAGGCTTGAACTTGAAGACTTCGATGGTAATAGGGGGTTATCAGTTGGAGGATACCCTTTTGCATTTTGATGTAGGAGCTTCTAGGCTAGGATTTACTCAACAAAGTTGTTCTGTGCTGAGATTGGATTCTGCGTTTAAAGACACATTGTAA